The following proteins are encoded in a genomic region of Garra rufa chromosome 22, GarRuf1.0, whole genome shotgun sequence:
- the LOC141297429 gene encoding interferon-induced protein with tetratricopeptide repeats 5-like gives MSEMSSIQDSLQMKLDQLECHFTWDIKKDDVDLPNLLSRLKEQDELDLGREEGAARAQCSLGYVKFLLGLEDEALEHLLRSETLIKENLSENCEKTLIVTYGNLAWINYHMKNYTKCESYLMKLQKITETYPTESSSIPEVLGEKGWAYLKFSRKYYAKAAEVFQKAVELDPENSEWNAGYAITLYRTEDGTVDSPAIKQLRRAIEINPDDDVLRVLLGLKLMLCSKMLKNESEKLVETALNGSPEHPHVMRYVGIFFRDQGSVDSAIEMLNKASEISPNSCFIHHQLAMCYKTKKINLTRENRNKIEIDKARDKSIYHLEMATSQKASFIIAMSELALQYGEKRYLQKAEELFDLTFKTATEKNEHLQVVHLNYAQFQQYCNRCEDSAIEHYKTCLTMGPNTKEGTRSAWKLVKIAKGRIKCDPNDWKGHEILGLLYNIKGNIFNDSEGYADTLANDENGEFLNNLGELLSQ, from the exons ATGTCCGAGATGAG TTCAATTCAGGACAGtttacaaatgaaactggatCAGCTGGAGTGTCACTTCACTTGGGACATTAAAAAAGATGACGTAGACTTACCTAACCTGCTCAGCAGACTAAAGGAACAAGATGAGCTGGATCTAGGGAGGGAGGAAGGGGCTGCACGAGCACAATGCTCTTTGGGATATGTCAAATTCCTTCTTGGCCTTGAAGATGAAGCACTTGAACACCTACTAAGATCTGAGACACTCATTAAAGAAAACCTCAGCGAGAATTGTGAGAAGACTCTTATTGTCACCTATGGAAATTTAGCCTGGATAAACTACCACATGAAGAACTACACAAAGTGTGAAAGTTACCTGATGAAGCTTCAGAAGATAACTGAAACATATCCAACTGAGTCTTCATCTATTCCAGAGGTGCTTGGGGAGAAGGGATGGGCCTATCTTAAATTCTCTCGCAAATATTATGCAAAGGCCGCAGAAGTTTTTCAGAAGGCTGTAGAACTGGATCCAGAAAATAGCGAGTGGAACGCTGGTTATGCCATAACTCTGTATCGGACTGAAGATGGCACTGTGGATTCACCTGCAATCAAGCAGCTTAGACGGGCAATTGAGATAAACCCAGATGATGATGTTCTGAGAGTTCTTCTTGGGCTCAAACTAATGTTATGTTCCAAGATGCTGAAGAATGAGTCTGAGAAGTTGGTTGAGACAGCCTTGAATGGGTCTCCAGAACATCCACACGTCATGAGATATGTTGGAATTTTCTTCAGGGATCAAGGATCTGTAGACAGTGCCATTGAAATGCTTAATAAAGCATCTGAAATATCACCAAATTCATGCTTCATCCATCATCAATTAGCAATGTGCTATAAGACCAAGAAAATAAATTTAACACGAGAAAATCGGAACAAAATTGAGATAGATAAGGCCCGCGATAAAAGCATTTATCATCTAGAAATGGCAACTTCCCAGAAAGCGTCTTTTATTATTGCTATGAGTGAGCTTGCACTTCAGTATGGAGAGAAAAGATATCTGCAAAAGGCTGAGGAGCTGTTTGATTTAACATTTAAGACAGCTACAGAGAAGAATGAACATCTGCAGGTAGTGCATTTAAACTATGCTCAGTTCCAGCAGTACTGTAATAGATGTGAGGATTCAGCTATTGAGCACTACAAAACCTGTTTGACAATGGGTCCAAATACCAAGGAGGGAACTAGAAGTGCTTGGAAACTGGTGAAAATTGCCAAAGGACGTATCAAGTGTGACCCAAATGATTGGAAGGGACATGAGATATTGGGATTACTTTACAATATAAAGGGTAACATATTCAATGACTCAGAGGGTTATGCAGACACTTTAGCCAATGATGAAAATGGTGAATTCCTCAATAATCTTGGTGAGCTTTTGTCTCAGTAA
- the LOC141297971 gene encoding interferon-induced protein with tetratricopeptide repeats 5-like, with amino-acid sequence MEAKLSQLECLFTWGVEKSDIRDFNSLPDRLHDRIRFYPQKNCATYFNLLAFISHLEGKTENSLNYLQKAELALKEDQRKKAEFLVTFSSFAWIHYLLHRLNDVEDYLNKVKSICKDIPGSSDYSCSLPVVHGEKAWSFLKLGGTFYEQAKESFSKALEAEPDNMLFNVGYAIVLYRINNINKADKHETVTEQLRKALSLEPTNTEIMVLLALKLQRSSRKEAQNLIKEALRLTPDIPQVTRYVAKYFRAEGSIEESLSVLTRAVDQAPNSSFLHHQIGLCHKQLLIQMLEERRPGRRVPAAQKYAKVAECIQHFSKAVEIKPNNTYALVNLAEAYGENRQLEQAEKIFTSLIDDRGLSESEKQHCYTSYGLFLLYKKKDEDEAAGQFKSAYMIPINSYKRKQAGKKLKLIAERNLNTKQKVREAFEILAFISSEDNQETQANEYLQRAHQHCSHTDELSESFAKGLKL; translated from the coding sequence ATGGAAGCTAAGCTCAGTCAGCTGGAATGTCTATTTACATGGGGAGTGGAAAAATCAGACATAAGGGATTTTAACAGTTTACCTGACAGACTCCATGATAGGATCAGATTTTATCCACAAAAGAATTGTGCCACATATTTCAACCTGCTGGCTTTTATCAGCCACTTGGAGGGTAAAACTGAGAATTCCCTGAACTACCTTCAAAAGGCTGAATTGGCATTAAAAGAAGACCAGCGAAAGAAAGCTGAGTTCCTTGTGACATTCTCCAGCTTTGCATGGATACACTATCTATTGCACAGGCTAAATGATGTGGAAGATTACTTGAACAAGGTGAAAAGCATATGCAAGGACATACCAGGTTCATCAGATTATTCCTGCAGCTTGCCAGTAGTACATGGTGAGAAAGCCTGGAGCTTTCTGAAACTTGGAGGAACATTCTATGAGCAAGCAAAAGAGAGTTTCTCTAAGGCTCTTGAGGCAGAACCAGACAACATGTTGTTTAATGTAGGCTATGCAATAGTGCTTTACAGaataaataacattaacaaaGCAGACAAACATGAAACAGTCACTGAACAGCTTAGAAAGGCTCTTAGCCTGGAGCCTACAAACACTGAGATCATGGTACTTTTGGCTCTGAAACTCCAGAGGTCAAGTAGAAAAGAAGCCCAGAACCTTATAAAAGAGGCCCTCAGATTGACTCCTGACATCCCACAAGTAACCAGATATGTGGCTAAATATTTCAGGGCAGAGGGCTCCATTGAAGAATCGCTGTCTGTCCTCACCAGGGCAGTGGATCAGGCCCCAAACTCCTCCTTCCTGCACCATCAAATCGGCCTTTGCCATAAACAGCTCCTTATTCAGATGTTGGAGGAGAGGAGGCCCGGAAGACGTGTTCCTGCTGCTCAGAAATATGCTAAGGTGGCTGAATGTATCCAGCACTTCTCAAAGGCTGTAGAGATAAAGCCTAACAATACTTATGCCTTAGTGAATTTAGCAGAGGCCTATGGGGAGAACAGGCAACTTGAACAGGCAGAGAAGATCTTCACCAGCCTAATAGATGACAGGGGTCTCAGTGAGTCTGAGAAGCAGCACTGCTACACATCCTATGGTTTATTCCTGCTCTACAAGAAAAAGGATGAAGATGAAGCAGCTGGTCAGTTCAAGTCAGCATACATGATTCCTATCAACAGCTACAAAAGGAAACAAGCTGGCAAGAAGCTCAAACTAATCGCAGAGAGGAATCTTAACACCAAGCAGAAAGTCAGAGAGGCATTCGAGATTCTGGCTTTTATATCTTCTGAAGACAATCAGGAGACACAAGCAAATGAGTATCTGCAGAGAGCCCATCAGCACTGCTCACATACTGATGAGCTGTCAGAAAGCTTTGCTAAAGGACTAAAATTGTAA
- the ifit11 gene encoding interferon-induced protein with tetratricopeptide repeats 11, with amino-acid sequence MSEMSSIQDSLQSKLDQLECHFTWDIKKEDLGLNDILNRLEEQAKMGLGGEQGVARTHCSLGYVKFLLGRKEEALTDLLKSETLIKEKLGVNCDKNLIVTYGNFAWINYHMKNYTECESYLMKLQKIHERFSIEPSTVLDSEVLGEKGWAYLKFSRKYYDKAVEVFQKAVELDPENSEWNAGCAKALFRTETGTLCTVDSPAIKQLERAIEIDPDDDATRVLLGVKLLFCSKKLMNESEKMIETALNGSPEHPHVIRYVGKYFRNQGFVDRSIELLKKAVEKSPKSGFIHHQLAMCYKTKKINLLKEKRKGNWPEVNNARNQCIYYLEKATSIKDSFVFAMSELALQYGEKRDLPKAEKLFDRTFKTAREKNDSVHVVHYYYAEFQQYCNRREDLAIIHYTECLKVSPHTSEGERSATKLKNIAQRYLNDDPDDWKANEILGLIYQMKGEMFGDTKSYAATSGNEEDDESLSNLCEINCKI; translated from the exons ATGTCAGAGATGAG TTCAATCCAGGACAGTTTACAATCGAAACTGGATCAGCTGGAGTGTCACTTCACTTGGGACATTAAAAAAGAGGATCTAGGCCTGAACGATATCCTCAATAGGCTTGAGGAGCAGGCCAAGATGGGTCTAGGGGGGGAGCAGGGAGTTGCACGAACTCACTGCTCTTTAGGATATGTGAAATTTCTGCTTGGGCGCAAAGAAGAGGCCCTTACTGACCTGTTGAAATCTGAGACTCTCATTAAAGAAAAGCTTGGTGTCAACTGTGACAAGAATCTCATTGTCACCTATGGAAATTTTGCCTGGATAAACTACCATATGAAGAACTACACAGAGTGTGAAAGTTACCTGATGAAGCTTCAGAAGATACATGAAAGATTTTCAATTGAGCCTTCGACTGTTTTAGACTCAGAGGTGCTTGGTGAAAAGGGATGGGCCTATCTTAAATTCTCTCGCAAATATTATGACAAAGCTGTAGAGGTTTTTCAGAAGGCTGTGGAACTGGATCCAGAAAATAGCGAGTGGAACGCTGGTTGTGCAAAAGCTCTGTTTCGCACTGAAACTGGTACATTGTGCACTGTAGATTCACCTGCAATCAAACAGCTGGAACGGGCCATTGAGATTGATCCAGATGATGATGCCACTAGAGTTCTTCTAGGAGTTAAACTTTTGTTCTGTTCCAAAAAGTTGATGAATGAGTCTGAGAAAATGATAGAGACAGCTCTGAATGGCTCTCCAGAACATCCACATGTTATAAGATATGTTGGGAAATACTTCAGGAATCAAGGATTTGTAGACAGGTCAATTGAACTGCTGAAGAAAGCAGTTGAAAAGTCGCCAAAGTCAGGTTTCATACATCATCAGTTGGCAATGTGCTACAAGACCAAGAAAATAAATTTACTGAAAGAAAAACGGAAAGGAAATTGGCCTGAGGTAAATAATGCACGAAATCAGTGCATTTACTATTTAGAAAAGGCAACTTCTATAAAAGATTCCTTTGTCTTTGCCATGAGTGAGCTTGCACTTCAATATGGAGAGAAACGTGATCTGCCCAAGGCAGAGAAACTGTTTGACAGAACATTTAAAACAGCTAGAGAGAAAAATGATAGTGTGCATGTAGTACATTATTACTATGCTGAGTTCCAGCAGTATTGTAACAGGCGTGAGGACTTAGCAATCATCCACTACACAGAGTGTTTGAAAGTGAGTCCACATACTAGTGAGGGTGAGAGAAGCGCAACGAAACTGAAGAACATTGCCCAGAGATATTTGAACGATGACCCAGATGATTGGAAGGCCAATGAAATACTGGGATTAATTTACCAAATGAAAGGGGAAATGTTTGGGGACACCAAGAGCTATGCAGCCACTTCAGGCAATGAAGAGGATGATGAATCCCTCAGTAATCTTTGTGAgattaattgcaaaatataa
- the ifit10 gene encoding interferon-induced protein with tetratricopeptide repeats 10, producing the protein MDPDRTLRTKLHQQECHFTWALLKDDIDLNDVVNRLQEQIKLDPIKKDGLARTYSALAYIQFLLEFHEEAHNNLMTSVKLHMDCHGDEFHKTLIVTYGNLAWLNYHIKNYTECESYLKKLQKINETFPTEFSSVPEVLGEKGWTFLKFSRKYYEGAKECFRKALEKEPEEGEWNAGYAIALYRTEFESCSLEDSLTIKQLRRAIDTNPDDDVLKVLLSMRLIVYKRYREAESLVEKALERSPDHPHVIRYVGKFFRNQGSVDRSVALLKRALEHSPNSSFIHHQLALCYKLKKIQLLQERNHHAKESRVQQIRDQCIYHLEKATSLSSFFISAMSDLALLYGENQDISRAEELFQVTFKTAEEKNDNLHVVNFYYAEFQLHCHRCEPLAIKHFMECLKMSPDSVEGRRSAYNLKKIADKRIQRNLLEGEAYGILGFLHKVKGETLQAIECYEKALSYEDNDEFLSNLSALRLSLK; encoded by the coding sequence ATGGATCCTGACAGAACTCTGAGAACAAAACTTCACCAGCAGGAATGCCATTTCACCTGGGCTCTGCTGAAAGATGATATAGATCTAAATGATGTTGTCAATAGGCTGCAAGAGCAGATTAAACTGGACCCCATAAAGAAAGACGGACTGGCCCGAACTTACAGTGCTTTGGCATATATCCAGTTCCTTCTGGAGTTTCACGAGGAGGCACATAACAACCTCATGACATCCGTGAAGCTACACATGGATTGCCACGGGGATGAATTTCACAAGACTCTCATTGTCACTTATGGAAACCTTGCCTGGTTAAACTACCACATAAAGAACTACACAGAATGTGAAAGTTACCTAAAAAAGCTTCAGAAGATAAATGAAACCTTTCCAACTGAGTTTTCATCTGTTCCAGAGGTGCTTGGTGAGAAAGGATGGACTTTTCTTAAATTCTCACGCAAATATTATGAAGGAGCCAAAGAATGTTTCAGGAAGGCTTTAGAAAAGGAACCAGAGGAAGGGGAATGGAATGCTGGTTATGCCATTGCACTGTACCGCACCGAATTTGAGAGTTGTAGTTTGGAGGATTCACTTACAATAAAACAACTAAGACGGGCCATTGACACAAATCCAGATGATGATGTTCTCAAAGTCCTCTTAAGCATGCGACTGATTGTTTACAAGAGGTACAGAGAGGCTGAAAGCTTGGTAGAGAAGGCTTTAGAAAGATCTCCAGATCACCCACATGTTATACGATATGTTGGAAAATTCTTCAGGAATCAAGGAAGTGTGGACAGGTCAGTTGCTCTTTTGAAGCGAGCTCTTGAACACTCACCCAATTCAAGTTTCATACATCATCAGTTAGCTCTTTGCTATAAACTGAAGAAAATCCAACTGCTGCAGGAGCGAAATCACCATGCCAAAGAGTCAAGAGTTCAACAGATTCGCGATCaatgcatttatcatttagagAAGGCCACCAGCCTGTCGTCCTTCTTTATTTCTGCAATGAGTGATCTAGCGTTGCTGTACGGAGAGAACCAGGACATATCGCGGGCTGAGGAGCTGTTTCAGGTCACTTTCAAAACAGCCGAAGAGAAAAACGACAATCTACATGTGGTCAATTTTTATTATGCTGAATTCCAGCTGCACTGCCACAGATGTGAGCCGTTAGCTATCAAACACTTCATGGAATGTCTGAAGATGAGCCCGGATTCAGTCGAAGGGAGGAGAAGTGCCTACAATTTAAAGAAGATCGCCGACAAACGGATTCAGAGAAACTTGCTTGAAGGAGAGGCTTATGGGATACTAGGGTTCCTTCATAAGGTAAAAGGGGAGACACTTCAAGCCATTGAATGCTATGAGAAAGCTCTGAGTTACGAAGACAATGATGAGTTCCTCAGTAACCTTAGTGCACTCAGACTGTCCTTGAAGTGA